In Rhodopirellula islandica, one DNA window encodes the following:
- a CDS encoding aromatic ring-hydroxylating oxygenase subunit alpha, translating to MYHATNSQPALLPSNWYTDPSIHDRERIALRQAGWQLVTTTTELSKPGDYQALDRLGVPLIVRNHDGELVALRNVCAHRQCQLVTEGGGHAKELKCPYHGWQYGGDGRTRKIPAAKNFPHFDRELYRLGSFPVRVVGQLVFVNLSGGASQGADESDLATLGDDDWVSDFAANTDATSWRQVLQEELEYPCDWKIPIEGSLESYHLSEVHSQTFGSDPGESESTHELMAWGTRFRTDARDDSFLARMEERVMRWMVGEFGPHYQHVHVFPNIMASFTDTMSLVYQITPIGISTSKMTVFGFTRRPKRSGVVGKMVANGLGRSAASMARKVLAEDAAIFPRVQAGMDSAGAAGMNEKASRIFGRCEERLHAFHVHWNASMKAESMKSNKDSLEDHHE from the coding sequence ATGTATCACGCCACGAATTCGCAGCCGGCATTGTTGCCGTCGAACTGGTACACCGATCCATCGATTCATGATCGCGAGCGGATTGCGCTGCGTCAGGCAGGGTGGCAATTGGTCACAACCACGACCGAGCTATCGAAGCCCGGCGACTACCAAGCGCTGGACCGATTGGGCGTGCCGCTGATCGTTCGCAATCACGACGGCGAATTGGTGGCTCTGCGAAACGTGTGTGCGCATCGGCAGTGCCAATTGGTGACGGAAGGCGGCGGCCACGCGAAAGAGTTGAAGTGCCCTTACCACGGTTGGCAGTACGGCGGTGATGGACGCACTCGCAAGATTCCTGCCGCCAAGAATTTTCCGCACTTCGATCGGGAGCTCTATCGGTTGGGGAGTTTTCCGGTACGAGTGGTTGGCCAGTTGGTCTTCGTGAATCTGTCTGGTGGAGCCAGTCAGGGAGCGGATGAATCGGATCTCGCGACGCTCGGCGACGATGATTGGGTGAGCGACTTCGCAGCGAACACGGATGCGACGTCGTGGAGGCAAGTTCTGCAAGAGGAACTGGAGTATCCCTGTGATTGGAAAATTCCGATTGAAGGTTCGCTCGAGAGCTATCATCTCAGTGAGGTTCACTCGCAAACGTTTGGCAGCGATCCAGGTGAAAGCGAGAGCACGCATGAGTTGATGGCGTGGGGAACTCGATTCCGCACGGATGCCCGAGACGATTCCTTTTTAGCTCGGATGGAGGAACGTGTGATGCGTTGGATGGTCGGAGAATTCGGGCCTCATTATCAGCATGTGCATGTGTTCCCAAATATCATGGCTTCGTTCACAGACACGATGAGTTTGGTCTATCAGATCACTCCCATCGGAATATCAACCAGCAAAATGACGGTGTTCGGATTCACGCGTCGCCCCAAACGCTCGGGCGTTGTCGGGAAGATGGTTGCGAACGGATTGGGACGCAGCGCCGCATCGATGGCTCGAAAGGTGTTGGCCGAAGATGCAGCGATCTTTCCACGGGTTCAGGCCGGAATGGATTCAGCCGGCGCGGCCGGGATGAACGAGAAGGCAAGTCGGATCTTTGGACGCTGTGAAGAGAGGCTGCATGCCTTTCATGTGCACTGGAACGCATCGATGAAGGCTGAGAGCATGAAGTCAAACAAAGATTCGTTGGAAGATCATCATGAATGA
- a CDS encoding SDR family oxidoreductase: MNEGSGSSMKPLADLVGKRALVTGASRGIGRAIALELAARGACVAINFLKSEEQAVQVATEIADSGGTVMLVRADVSSKEDVEAMVESVSQKWGGLDIVVSNAAAGGFRDLNDLTPVNFEAVLRSNSAPVVWLAQAAWKHLAAGDSHGKLVAVSSHGSNWAVPHYGAIGASKAALEALVRHLALEFGDRGINFNCVLPGIIATDAIASMPGSEGLIEAASERMMVGKRRLCEQDVSSVVAFLCGEGSDLIQGQTLVIDGGVSIRV; the protein is encoded by the coding sequence ATGAATGAGGGATCAGGATCAAGTATGAAACCATTGGCGGATTTAGTTGGCAAGCGAGCGCTCGTTACCGGCGCCAGTCGTGGCATTGGCCGTGCGATTGCGTTGGAGCTGGCCGCTCGAGGTGCTTGCGTTGCGATCAACTTTTTGAAGTCCGAGGAACAAGCGGTCCAAGTCGCGACGGAAATTGCTGACTCAGGCGGAACGGTGATGTTGGTGCGAGCCGACGTCTCATCGAAAGAAGACGTGGAAGCGATGGTGGAGAGCGTCTCGCAGAAATGGGGCGGATTGGACATTGTGGTCAGCAATGCTGCGGCCGGCGGTTTTCGCGATTTGAATGACCTGACGCCCGTCAACTTCGAAGCGGTGCTTCGCAGCAATTCGGCCCCTGTGGTGTGGTTGGCTCAGGCGGCATGGAAGCATTTGGCGGCCGGGGATTCGCACGGGAAGTTGGTCGCAGTCAGCAGTCACGGTTCCAATTGGGCCGTGCCTCACTACGGGGCCATCGGTGCATCGAAGGCGGCACTCGAAGCTTTGGTGCGTCACCTCGCACTTGAGTTTGGAGACCGTGGGATCAACTTCAATTGCGTGTTGCCGGGCATCATTGCCACGGATGCCATCGCCAGCATGCCGGGTTCCGAGGGGCTGATCGAAGCAGCGAGCGAGCGAATGATGGTCGGCAAACGCCGCTTGTGCGAACAAGACGTGTCGTCCGTGGTGGCATTTCTGTGCGGCGAAGGAAGTGATTTGATTCAAGGGCAAACGCTCGTGATCGACGGTGGCGTCAGCATTCGCGTGTGA
- a CDS encoding RNA recognition motif domain-containing protein: MTNIYVGNLSFKATEEELRGAFEQYGEVSAVNIIMDRETGRSRGFAFVEMADAEGAKDAIENLNGHEIDGRGVTVNEARPREPRSGGGGGGGGGYGGGGGRSGGGGYGGGGGNRGGGGGYGGGGGGGYGGGGGGGYGGRGDR; the protein is encoded by the coding sequence GTGACGAACATTTATGTCGGGAACCTCTCGTTCAAGGCCACCGAAGAAGAACTCCGTGGCGCGTTCGAACAGTATGGCGAAGTGTCAGCTGTGAACATCATCATGGATCGAGAGACAGGACGTAGTCGCGGATTTGCCTTCGTCGAAATGGCGGATGCCGAAGGCGCCAAGGACGCGATCGAAAACCTGAACGGTCATGAAATTGATGGCCGTGGTGTGACGGTCAATGAAGCTCGACCTCGCGAGCCACGCAGTGGTGGCGGCGGCGGCGGTGGTGGAGGCTACGGTGGTGGCGGCGGTCGCAGCGGCGGCGGTGGTTACGGCGGTGGCGGTGGCAACCGCGGCGGTGGCGGTGGCTACGGCGGCGGCGGTGGTGGTGGATACGGCGGCGGCGGTGGTGGCGGCTACGGTGGCCGCGGCGATCGCTGA
- the hemG gene encoding protoporphyrinogen oxidase yields MKIAIIGGGLSGLSTAAHLRLLAQKQNKPLPQITLFEAAERLGGVIHTETLTDDQGRTFVIDHGADMFATAPPAAIDLCEQLGVADQLLRPNPLGRGAMIARGNQLIPIPEGFVLMRPTKLGSMLTTSLLSLSGKFRLLRERLIPRRDDSVTDESVGSFVRRRLGEECLDNIVAPLVAGIYTADVDRLSMAATMKPIWDMETNDGSLAKATLRRIRTGEDSTEQASSGARYEKFRAFPNGMKQWIDTLADFTGRENIRLNTAVRSIVPLADRRYRLEIESVDNSPSPQEFDQVVVSTPAHIAANLLQPLSDEAASTLRSIPFASTAIVVMAVRRDCIQRFPTTFGFVVPPKENRRVLAGSFASTKFPQRAPDDYVIVRAFVGGMLQPEILEHSDDEITEIVRAELGDLIGLDQTQPLKDIAAVVQVVRWNNAMPQYEVGHLDKAQQIRTAIESLPGLHLNTNALGGVGIAPVIAASKRTAERILK; encoded by the coding sequence ATGAAAATTGCGATCATCGGTGGCGGACTGTCAGGATTGTCCACCGCCGCTCACCTGCGTTTGCTAGCTCAAAAGCAGAACAAGCCTCTTCCCCAAATCACACTCTTTGAAGCCGCTGAGCGACTCGGAGGTGTGATTCACACCGAGACGCTGACCGACGACCAGGGCCGCACCTTTGTGATCGATCATGGGGCGGACATGTTTGCGACCGCACCGCCGGCAGCGATTGATCTTTGCGAACAACTCGGCGTTGCGGATCAGCTCCTGCGTCCCAATCCGCTCGGTCGCGGTGCCATGATCGCTCGAGGCAATCAGTTGATTCCGATCCCGGAAGGCTTTGTGTTGATGCGTCCGACCAAACTTGGGTCGATGCTGACGACATCGCTGCTGAGCCTCTCAGGCAAATTTCGCTTGCTGCGAGAACGTTTGATTCCTCGCCGCGATGACAGCGTGACCGACGAGAGCGTGGGATCGTTTGTCCGTCGTCGACTCGGCGAAGAATGCCTCGACAACATCGTCGCGCCCTTGGTCGCTGGCATCTACACCGCCGATGTCGATCGCCTCAGCATGGCGGCAACGATGAAACCGATCTGGGACATGGAGACCAACGACGGTTCGCTTGCCAAGGCAACGTTGCGACGGATCCGAACCGGGGAGGACTCCACCGAGCAAGCCAGCAGTGGCGCTCGCTACGAGAAGTTTCGAGCGTTTCCCAATGGCATGAAGCAATGGATCGACACGCTCGCCGATTTCACTGGGCGTGAGAACATTCGCTTGAACACGGCCGTTCGCTCGATCGTCCCGCTTGCGGATCGTCGCTATCGATTGGAGATCGAATCCGTCGACAACAGCCCATCACCCCAAGAGTTTGATCAAGTGGTTGTTTCAACGCCCGCGCACATCGCGGCGAACCTACTGCAACCACTCAGCGATGAAGCCGCGTCCACGCTTCGCTCAATTCCATTTGCTTCCACGGCGATTGTGGTCATGGCAGTTCGGCGAGATTGCATCCAACGTTTCCCAACCACGTTTGGGTTTGTGGTCCCTCCCAAAGAGAACCGCCGCGTCCTGGCAGGCAGTTTCGCGAGCACCAAATTTCCCCAGCGCGCTCCCGATGACTACGTGATTGTGCGGGCGTTTGTCGGCGGCATGCTGCAACCCGAAATCCTGGAACACAGTGACGACGAGATCACCGAGATCGTTCGAGCCGAACTGGGTGACCTGATCGGACTGGACCAAACTCAGCCACTCAAGGACATCGCTGCGGTGGTGCAAGTGGTGCGTTGGAACAATGCGATGCCACAGTACGAGGTCGGCCACTTGGACAAAGCCCAGCAGATTCGAACCGCAATCGAATCCCTCCCAGGCTTGCACCTGAACACAAATGCACTAGGCGGCGTTGGGATCGCCCCGGTCATCGCAGCATCCAAACGGACTGCGGAACGTATCCTGAAGTGA
- a CDS encoding ferredoxin--NADP reductase encodes MDEQGYPDEEERQRLREQHYNATIVKRMDLTEDLARYRIQCDEPVMPFEPGQYVAIGLGNWEPRLRGTQAEDVPVKKSRKLVRRAYSISCPMLHDADSPKAGELAPVDQIDYLEFYITLVRHGATSASKPPALTPRLFGKGEGDRICVERKITGRYLLGDIPLNENVLMLGTGTGEAPHNAMATTLLSRGHLGKIVIATSVRYCSDIAYQSEHDELMRRFPNYCYLPLTTREPKNLEPDRPDYVGKQYLQTMFTSGKLAELVGDPLAPTNTHVFLCGNPDMIGYVPPGGEIPDQPGMLPLLRAAGFHDATETPGPGTIRFEKYW; translated from the coding sequence ATGGATGAACAGGGCTACCCGGACGAGGAAGAGAGGCAGCGGCTTCGCGAGCAGCATTACAACGCGACGATCGTCAAACGGATGGACCTGACCGAGGATCTGGCTCGGTATCGGATCCAGTGCGACGAGCCGGTGATGCCATTTGAACCCGGGCAGTATGTCGCCATCGGGCTGGGGAACTGGGAACCTCGACTGCGAGGCACTCAGGCCGAGGACGTCCCTGTTAAAAAGTCGCGGAAACTGGTGCGCCGAGCGTATTCGATTTCATGTCCGATGCTGCATGATGCCGACTCGCCAAAGGCGGGAGAACTGGCGCCGGTCGATCAGATCGACTACCTGGAGTTCTACATCACATTGGTCCGCCACGGAGCGACCTCTGCGAGCAAGCCGCCGGCACTCACGCCGCGACTATTTGGCAAGGGAGAAGGCGACCGAATTTGTGTCGAACGGAAAATCACGGGACGATATCTGTTGGGGGACATTCCCCTGAACGAGAACGTCTTGATGCTCGGAACCGGCACGGGGGAGGCACCTCACAATGCGATGGCGACCACGTTGTTGTCACGCGGGCATCTCGGGAAAATCGTCATCGCAACCAGCGTCCGCTACTGCTCCGATATCGCCTACCAAAGCGAGCACGACGAGTTGATGCGTCGATTCCCGAACTATTGCTACCTGCCGCTGACGACTCGCGAACCCAAGAATTTAGAACCCGACCGACCGGACTACGTCGGAAAACAGTATCTGCAAACGATGTTCACCTCTGGCAAGTTGGCCGAGCTTGTCGGTGATCCGCTCGCTCCCACCAACACGCACGTGTTCTTGTGTGGCAACCCAGACATGATCGGCTATGTGCCGCCCGGCGGTGAGATTCCCGATCAGCCCGGAATGCTGCCTTTGCTGAGAGCCGCCGGTTTTCATGATGCCACAGAAACACCTGGTCCCGGCACCATTCGATTCGAAAAGTATTGGTAA